Proteins from a genomic interval of Hydrogenispora ethanolica:
- a CDS encoding LacI family DNA-binding transcriptional regulator, which produces MKMQDVAKLAGVSTATISRVLNQPEMVREETRRRVQQVLEQTQYVANAFARGLVVSSMKTIGILTNDITSAYVAGMFHTIERRFTELGYNVILANTGMELENKKKSLRMILERQVDAVILIGSMYKERKSNAHIFQAAAKVPVLIINNYIQAANVYSITCDDACGIRQAVQYLADLGHRHIYYFIDSRTPSALAKLKGFQQGMAANGLDPGNVLPIACSLEGAAAGLRELIAKNPRVTAVVCGEDIVGIGVMKGCIQMKLRVPEDISVIGYNNTILAEAATPSLTTVDNDLLHTGLEAVHKLYDVFQGKPVAKKTAITPTLVIRESTGPVPER; this is translated from the coding sequence ATGAAAATGCAAGATGTCGCCAAGTTGGCCGGGGTTTCCACCGCCACCATCTCCCGGGTGCTCAACCAGCCGGAGATGGTCCGGGAGGAGACCCGGCGCAGAGTCCAGCAGGTGTTGGAGCAGACCCAGTATGTGGCCAACGCTTTCGCCCGGGGCCTGGTGGTCAGCTCGATGAAGACCATCGGGATATTGACCAATGATATCACCAGCGCTTATGTGGCCGGAATGTTCCATACCATCGAGCGCCGCTTTACCGAGCTAGGCTATAATGTGATCCTGGCCAATACCGGCATGGAGCTTGAGAACAAAAAGAAAAGCCTGCGGATGATCCTGGAACGGCAGGTCGACGCGGTGATCCTGATCGGTTCGATGTATAAGGAGCGGAAGAGCAACGCTCACATCTTTCAGGCCGCCGCCAAAGTCCCGGTCCTGATTATCAACAACTATATCCAGGCCGCCAATGTCTATTCGATCACTTGCGACGATGCCTGCGGCATCCGCCAGGCCGTCCAATACCTGGCGGATCTGGGGCACCGCCATATCTACTATTTCATCGACTCGCGCACTCCGAGCGCATTGGCGAAGCTGAAAGGGTTTCAGCAAGGAATGGCCGCCAACGGGCTCGACCCGGGGAACGTCCTCCCCATCGCCTGCAGCCTGGAAGGGGCCGCGGCCGGCCTGCGGGAGCTGATCGCCAAGAATCCCCGGGTCACGGCGGTGGTCTGCGGCGAGGACATCGTGGGCATCGGGGTGATGAAAGGCTGCATTCAAATGAAGCTCCGCGTCCCCGAGGACATCTCGGTGATCGGTTATAACAATACGATCCTGGCGGAGGCGGCCACGCCCTCGCTCACCACGGTGGACAATGATCTGCTGCATACCGGCCTGGAGGCCGTCCATAAACTCTACGATGTTTTCCAGGGCAAACCGGTCGCCAAAAAGACCGCGATTACCCCGACCCTGGTGATCCGGGAGAGCACCGGGCCGGTCCCGGAACGTTAA
- a CDS encoding Ku protein, with protein sequence MRTLWKGAISFGLVNVPIKLYTATEKKEIKFHYLHEKCGTPIKYERRCPTCNATVPNEEIVWGYEYQKGQYVVLKEEDFDRLPDEKSKTIDILDFVDLTEIDPIYFEKSYYLEPNPGGEKAYALLKRAMEETGKIAVAKVTIRTKETLAVLRVYQNVLLMALIFYPDEIRSTAGLSGVQTEPDLHENEIAMANNLIANLSGHFDAAKYTNNYRENLMQLIQTKIAGGEVAQAPAAETGKIIDLMEALRASLAATEKAQPDRPKAAKRRGRSKTG encoded by the coding sequence TTGCGGACCCTTTGGAAAGGCGCCATCAGCTTCGGACTGGTGAATGTGCCCATCAAGCTGTATACGGCCACCGAGAAGAAAGAGATCAAATTTCATTATCTGCATGAAAAATGCGGCACGCCCATCAAGTATGAACGGCGCTGTCCCACTTGCAACGCGACGGTTCCCAACGAGGAGATCGTCTGGGGTTACGAATATCAGAAAGGCCAGTATGTGGTCTTGAAGGAAGAGGATTTCGACCGGCTGCCCGACGAGAAGAGCAAGACCATCGATATCCTGGACTTCGTGGATCTGACGGAGATCGATCCCATCTATTTCGAGAAGAGCTACTACCTGGAGCCCAACCCGGGCGGGGAAAAGGCCTACGCTTTGCTGAAACGGGCCATGGAGGAGACCGGCAAGATCGCCGTGGCCAAGGTGACTATCCGCACCAAGGAAACCCTGGCCGTGCTGCGGGTCTATCAGAACGTGCTGTTGATGGCGCTCATCTTTTACCCCGACGAGATCCGTTCCACCGCCGGACTGAGCGGCGTCCAGACCGAGCCGGATCTGCACGAGAACGAAATCGCCATGGCCAACAACCTCATCGCCAATCTCTCGGGCCATTTCGACGCGGCCAAGTACACCAACAATTATCGCGAAAATCTGATGCAATTGATCCAGACCAAGATCGCCGGCGGCGAAGTCGCGCAAGCTCCGGCGGCGGAGACCGGCAAGATTATCGACCTGATGGAAGCGCTCCGGGCCAGTCTGGCGGCGACTGAAAAGGCCCAGCCGGACCGGCCCAAAGCGGCCAAACGCCGCGGCCGCTCCAAGACTGGCTGA
- a CDS encoding type II toxin-antitoxin system VapC family toxin, with protein MDTNCFIYHIEQNPRYIGGTRELFNAVEHGRNFGITSVLVLTEVLTHTFRQGNEVLAGKYRLLLKRFPNLTLVEVGDRVAELSAKIRAEYGLKVPDAIFVATGILNQADFFVTNDKQLKIVNKPKVLILEDILIGSGQS; from the coding sequence ATTGACACCAATTGCTTCATTTATCATATTGAACAAAATCCCAGATATATCGGGGGAACGCGGGAATTATTCAACGCAGTCGAACATGGCCGAAATTTTGGAATAACATCGGTTTTAGTTCTTACCGAAGTTTTAACCCATACGTTTCGTCAAGGAAACGAGGTTCTAGCAGGAAAATACCGATTGTTACTCAAAAGATTCCCCAATCTCACCCTCGTGGAAGTAGGAGATCGGGTTGCCGAATTGAGCGCTAAAATCCGGGCCGAATATGGATTGAAAGTTCCGGATGCCATCTTTGTGGCGACCGGGATTCTCAATCAAGCTGATTTTTTTGTCACCAACGATAAACAATTGAAAATTGTAAATAAGCCTAAGGTATTGATATTAGAGGATATTCTCATAGGATCCGGCCAATCGTAG
- a CDS encoding GNAT family N-acetyltransferase, with translation MGRIFEEDRTADNGGGRMGLCDELYLNERARGLGIGKRLLDEVLRWMKERGIARVKLHAYSWNRRAQKIYEMCGFEEYAVSYEKFI, from the coding sequence CTGGGGAGGATCTTCGAGGAAGACCGGACCGCTGATAATGGCGGCGGCAGAATGGGATTGTGCGATGAATTGTACCTCAATGAGCGGGCCAGGGGCTTGGGCATCGGCAAAAGACTCCTCGACGAAGTGCTCCGCTGGATGAAGGAGCGGGGGATCGCCAGAGTCAAGCTGCACGCCTACTCCTGGAACCGCCGTGCCCAAAAAATCTATGAGATGTGCGGCTTCGAAGAATATGCCGTGTCCTACGAGAAGTTTATCTGA
- a CDS encoding protein-L-isoaspartate O-methyltransferase family protein, with amino-acid sequence MANYHKYQNELLEVARRVPYRQFPLREATERAFLACPRHRFVQRYRLGPGAWVEITPENLAEHLPLLYRDVPLALQEDRNGRVLSTISQPSFVLYMLDLLRLEQGQRVFEVGAGSGWNAALMGYLVGETGHVYSAEILPEAAQQAQSNLRQLQVRNVTIIAGDGGPGLEREAPFDRVIFTAGGFDLPRSLYRQVKDDGLVLFPLKVKGAGDILYLLKKAADHFTALQAIDSQFVPLTGKHRAPETEGVFLEELPEWESLKTRFVSDSPLPWEADIRLGASVMSKTLALRFFLSLREPDFFILKLGSDADEANAFGLRAGDSLAICRDGRVVAYGNDAARERLFQAVREWVERGRPAPAEFRLQIYPADSVLPCPAGADQWLVKRAESQFLWTL; translated from the coding sequence ATGGCGAATTACCATAAATACCAGAACGAGCTGCTGGAAGTGGCCAGACGCGTACCGTACCGTCAGTTTCCGCTGCGGGAAGCGACGGAACGGGCTTTCCTTGCCTGCCCGCGCCACCGCTTCGTCCAGCGTTACCGGCTCGGTCCCGGCGCCTGGGTGGAGATCACCCCGGAGAATCTGGCGGAGCATCTCCCGCTGCTTTACCGGGACGTCCCCTTGGCGTTGCAGGAAGACCGGAACGGCAGGGTGCTCTCCACCATCTCCCAGCCGTCGTTCGTCCTCTACATGCTGGACCTGTTGCGGCTGGAGCAAGGCCAGCGGGTCTTCGAAGTGGGGGCGGGAAGCGGCTGGAACGCGGCGCTCATGGGTTATCTGGTGGGCGAAACGGGCCATGTCTACAGCGCGGAAATCCTCCCCGAAGCGGCGCAACAGGCGCAGTCCAATCTCCGGCAATTGCAGGTCCGCAATGTCACCATCATCGCCGGGGACGGCGGTCCCGGCCTGGAGCGTGAGGCGCCTTTCGACCGGGTGATCTTTACGGCGGGAGGCTTTGATCTGCCCCGTTCCCTGTACCGGCAGGTGAAAGACGATGGCCTCGTCTTATTCCCGCTCAAGGTGAAAGGGGCGGGGGATATTCTTTACCTTCTGAAAAAGGCGGCGGACCATTTTACGGCGCTTCAAGCCATCGATTCGCAGTTTGTGCCCTTGACCGGCAAGCACCGGGCTCCGGAAACGGAGGGGGTTTTCCTTGAAGAACTGCCGGAATGGGAGAGCCTGAAGACGCGCTTCGTCTCGGACTCCCCCTTGCCGTGGGAAGCGGACATCCGCCTTGGGGCGAGTGTCATGAGCAAGACCCTTGCGCTCCGCTTCTTCCTGAGTCTGCGGGAACCGGATTTTTTCATTCTGAAATTGGGAAGCGATGCGGACGAAGCCAATGCCTTCGGCCTTCGCGCCGGGGACTCTTTGGCGATCTGCAGGGACGGCCGGGTCGTCGCCTATGGGAACGACGCAGCGAGGGAGCGGCTGTTTCAGGCGGTCCGGGAGTGGGTGGAGCGCGGCCGGCCCGCTCCGGCGGAATTCCGGCTCCAAATCTATCCGGCCGACAGCGTTCTCCCCTGTCCGGCCGGAGCGGACCAGTGGCTCGTCAAGCGGGCGGAATCGCAATTCCTGTGGACGCTCTGA
- a CDS encoding class I SAM-dependent methyltransferase, with protein MANEAERPNDWDRIFADQGAAKPQYDTWLDAYRDYLDESKAIPVIDLGCGSGNDTLYLAERGYPVISCDYSSEALRRLQFFIPKPDTRHFNMLDGLPFADDAAQVLIADLSLHYFSWLETGRVVREIGRVLKRGGYLLCRVNSVRDRNHGAGQGERIEEHFYQVHGTRKRFFDQRDLLRLFDGWEVLALKEYEMHRYQAPKLLWEIALRNTKA; from the coding sequence ATGGCGAATGAAGCGGAACGGCCGAATGACTGGGACCGGATATTTGCGGACCAGGGCGCGGCCAAACCCCAATATGACACTTGGCTGGACGCATACCGGGATTATCTGGACGAATCCAAAGCGATCCCCGTCATCGATCTCGGTTGCGGTTCCGGCAACGATACCCTGTACCTGGCGGAACGGGGATACCCGGTGATCTCCTGCGATTACTCGTCTGAAGCCTTGCGGCGCTTGCAGTTTTTTATCCCAAAACCGGATACCCGGCATTTTAATATGTTGGACGGACTGCCTTTCGCGGATGACGCCGCCCAAGTGCTCATCGCCGATCTGTCGCTTCATTATTTCAGTTGGCTGGAGACCGGACGGGTCGTCCGGGAGATCGGCCGGGTATTAAAGCGGGGCGGTTATCTGCTTTGCCGGGTCAATTCGGTGCGGGACCGGAATCACGGCGCGGGCCAGGGGGAGCGGATCGAGGAGCATTTTTATCAGGTTCACGGCACGCGGAAACGATTCTTCGACCAGCGGGACCTGTTAAGGCTCTTCGACGGTTGGGAGGTTCTCGCCCTGAAAGAATACGAGATGCACCGGTACCAGGCGCCGAAGCTGCTCTGGGAAATCGCGTTGCGGAATACCAAAGCGTGA
- a CDS encoding lysozyme inhibitor LprI family protein codes for MRKTILIGVVLLLGLALLANAGYGYDMSGEFQRMIGSNPLDAAYDRESKAVSNGKDWGTQTWVELETKYAKLWDGELNAIYRKLLAVLSPGEQAKLRTAQRGWLQYHRNEAEFVAATLLATRKDGPILGSQGRVDSILAYKNRIRSRTLELMEYFYLLRGEVRFVYREP; via the coding sequence ATGCGGAAGACAATTTTGATAGGAGTGGTCCTGCTCCTGGGACTGGCCCTCCTGGCCAACGCCGGATACGGCTACGACATGAGCGGTGAGTTTCAGAGAATGATCGGGTCCAACCCGCTTGACGCCGCGTACGACCGCGAGAGCAAAGCGGTTTCGAATGGCAAGGATTGGGGAACCCAAACATGGGTCGAGCTCGAAACCAAATATGCGAAACTGTGGGATGGCGAATTGAACGCGATTTACCGGAAACTGCTGGCGGTTTTATCCCCCGGGGAACAGGCGAAGCTCAGAACCGCGCAACGAGGCTGGCTGCAATACCACCGGAACGAAGCGGAGTTTGTCGCGGCAACCTTGCTCGCTACTCGAAAAGACGGGCCGATCCTGGGCAGTCAAGGCCGGGTCGACAGCATCCTCGCTTACAAGAACCGGATCCGCTCCCGCACCCTGGAGCTCATGGAATACTTTTATTTGCTTCGGGGCGAGGTCCGGTTCGTCTACCGGGAACCATAG
- a CDS encoding VOC family protein has protein sequence MIKGIAHVAFNVTDMSKSLQFYCDVLGFQKVFEIRDDHGNPWIEYIKIRQGQFIELFYAKEALSRGNAPGLTYSHLCLEVDDIHAIADRLRAKGLTLDVEPKQGKDGNYQCWVRDPDDNRIEFMQMDPNSLQSKS, from the coding sequence ATGATTAAAGGAATCGCGCACGTAGCTTTTAATGTAACGGACATGTCGAAATCGCTCCAGTTTTACTGTGACGTGCTGGGTTTTCAAAAGGTGTTTGAAATCCGGGATGACCATGGCAATCCGTGGATCGAGTATATTAAGATCCGCCAGGGCCAGTTCATTGAGTTATTCTACGCCAAGGAAGCGTTATCCAGGGGCAACGCGCCTGGATTGACCTATTCCCATCTCTGCCTGGAAGTGGATGACATTCACGCCATCGCCGACCGGCTCCGCGCCAAAGGCTTGACCCTGGATGTCGAGCCCAAGCAGGGCAAGGACGGCAACTATCAATGTTGGGTCCGCGACCCGGATGACAACCGGATCGAGTTTATGCAGATGGATCCGAATTCGCTTCAGAGCAAAAGCTGA
- the mntA gene encoding type VII toxin-antitoxin system MntA family adenylyltransferase antitoxin, whose amino-acid sequence MERVAVDREHLLAELTAYYQPQAKVRFGYLFGSYAAARNGPGSDIDIGVYLSDADPESMLKYKIAEIAQLQERFKRTVDLVLINQAPPLLRHEIFKRGILFKDGDRPFLVEYRTASFYQYLDQTYIINRYFEMNKARLLEDN is encoded by the coding sequence ATGGAACGAGTAGCAGTAGACCGGGAACATTTGCTGGCGGAACTAACCGCATATTATCAACCCCAAGCCAAGGTGCGCTTCGGTTATTTGTTCGGTTCCTACGCCGCAGCGCGGAACGGCCCGGGCAGTGACATCGATATCGGAGTCTACCTGAGCGACGCTGACCCGGAATCCATGCTTAAATATAAGATCGCCGAAATCGCACAGCTTCAGGAGCGATTTAAACGAACCGTCGATCTGGTGCTCATCAACCAAGCCCCGCCGTTATTGCGGCACGAAATTTTCAAGCGCGGCATCCTGTTTAAAGATGGGGACCGGCCGTTCTTGGTGGAGTACCGGACCGCCAGTTTCTATCAATATCTGGATCAGACCTATATCATCAACCGCTATTTTGAAATGAATAAAGCAAGGCTCCTGGAGGATAACTAA